In one window of Corynebacterium incognita DNA:
- a CDS encoding ABC transporter permease — protein sequence MKAMFLALKDIQHARGRFGLMVAATGLITLLLVMLTGLTGGLGKQNTSALEALGAADDARFVFSSDEPSFTDSSFTEEAASHYPGAQPLGTAQTKLEYKDTALGIGLLGLPEGTNVPEGSAAVPADGLVISQQIADEVGVATGEWVSVGGVDMQIAAVTSDLHYSHSPVAWASSETWAKAAHAGQDVVGTVLLAHDADLEAQAGHTVTDTKGSLKGLAAYQSERSSLMIMQGFLYAISALVTIAFLSVWTVQRKRDMAVLRALGATSGYLFKDSLGQAALVLAVGAIAGAVLGYGLGMLAQQGVPFNLTAATILIPTVGIWLLGMLGALLAVRQVKSADPMTVLGGTA from the coding sequence ATGAAAGCTATGTTCCTAGCACTGAAAGATATCCAGCACGCGCGCGGCCGCTTTGGGCTCATGGTCGCCGCTACCGGGCTCATCACCCTGCTGCTCGTCATGCTGACCGGTTTGACCGGTGGGTTGGGCAAGCAGAACACTTCCGCCTTGGAGGCCCTGGGCGCCGCTGATGACGCACGTTTTGTTTTCAGCTCCGACGAGCCTTCGTTCACCGACTCTTCGTTTACTGAAGAAGCCGCCAGCCACTATCCCGGCGCGCAGCCGCTGGGCACCGCCCAGACCAAGCTCGAATACAAAGACACCGCGCTTGGCATCGGCCTGTTGGGCCTGCCGGAGGGCACGAACGTCCCGGAGGGTAGCGCCGCCGTGCCTGCCGACGGCCTGGTGATCTCCCAGCAGATCGCCGACGAGGTGGGCGTTGCCACGGGCGAGTGGGTCAGCGTTGGCGGTGTGGACATGCAGATCGCCGCTGTCACCTCCGACCTCCACTACTCTCACTCCCCGGTGGCGTGGGCCAGCTCCGAGACCTGGGCCAAGGCCGCGCACGCCGGGCAGGACGTGGTGGGCACCGTACTCTTGGCGCACGACGCCGACCTTGAGGCGCAGGCCGGCCACACCGTCACCGACACGAAGGGTTCCCTCAAAGGCCTGGCCGCCTACCAGTCCGAGCGTTCCTCGCTGATGATCATGCAGGGCTTCCTCTACGCCATTTCCGCCCTGGTCACCATCGCATTCCTGAGCGTGTGGACCGTCCAGCGTAAGCGCGACATGGCGGTCCTGCGCGCCCTGGGCGCGACCAGCGGCTACCTGTTCAAGGATTCCCTGGGCCAGGCCGCGCTCGTCCTCGCCGTCGGCGCCATCGCGGGCGCAGTACTGGGCTACGGCCTCGGAATGCTCGCCCAGCAGGGCGTCCCCTTCAACCTCACTGCCGCCACCATCCTGATCCCTACGGTGGGCATTTGGCTATTGGGCATGCTCGGCGCCTTGCTCGCCGTCCGCCAGGTCAAGTCCGCCGACCCCATGACCGTTCTGGGAGGAACCGCCTAA
- a CDS encoding ABC transporter ATP-binding protein translates to MTHSHFAPILSLHNITVSFQDGLSRNTVLSDASLVAHAGQVTALVGESGSGKSTLLSVAAGLVVPDSGTMSVGERTMTESEAVRSQIRREDIGMVFQQPNLLPALTAREQLLITDHIRGTKPRTERADALLAQVGLEGLGDRRVTQLSGGQRQRVGIARALMGAPKVLLADEPTSALDSRLSREVMELLVRLSRDNELATVIVTHDRSQLAMMDAAVEITDGHTRVLARSAA, encoded by the coding sequence ATGACGCACTCGCACTTCGCCCCAATCTTGTCTCTGCACAACATCACCGTCTCCTTCCAAGACGGGCTCAGCCGCAACACCGTGCTGTCCGACGCCTCCTTGGTCGCTCACGCTGGCCAGGTCACCGCCCTGGTGGGCGAATCCGGCTCAGGCAAGTCCACCCTGCTGTCCGTGGCCGCCGGGCTCGTGGTGCCCGATTCCGGCACCATGAGCGTCGGCGAGCGCACCATGACCGAATCCGAAGCTGTGCGCTCGCAGATCCGTCGCGAGGACATCGGCATGGTCTTCCAGCAACCCAACCTCCTGCCGGCGCTCACCGCGCGCGAACAACTGCTGATTACCGACCACATCCGCGGCACTAAGCCCCGCACCGAGCGTGCCGACGCCCTGTTGGCCCAGGTCGGGCTCGAGGGCCTCGGCGATCGCCGCGTCACGCAGTTGTCTGGTGGTCAGCGCCAGCGCGTGGGTATTGCCCGCGCGCTCATGGGCGCGCCGAAGGTATTGCTCGCCGACGAGCCGACCTCCGCGCTGGACTCGCGGTTGTCCAGGGAGGTCATGGAGCTCCTCGTCCGGCTGTCTCGCGACAACGAGCTGGCCACCGTCATCGTCACCCACGACCGCAGCCAGCTGGCCATGATGGACGCCGCGGTAGAAATCACCGACGGCCACACTCGCGTGCTGGCGCGCAGCGCGGCCTAG